One genomic segment of Candidatus Hydrogenedentota bacterium includes these proteins:
- a CDS encoding prolyl oligopeptidase family serine peptidase produces the protein MRKALKILGGFLLVLIVVLLIAKFWADYTYFNNYDPTLPFNIKVEETAVVDDTATFFGITRPRRFEKIQFTMDARAGESIPVLLTLPVDRKEPVPVIIFLHGIGQSKGFIQEICTPFNEAGFAMACFDQSMQGSRKVHGILEGAYAFRQRPWKTINETRRLIDYLQTYPEIDPDRIYLVGASYGAITGSTVTAFDERIRASVLVVGGANIRTMLDAPMLKSAVSNRLLHWMGKQIVAFIMSPADPKRYAAGTAGRPVIMLNGSEDTLVSPAAGEALYAALGEPKDIKWYPCDHPGLREGDAQIVVDILDDGLEWLLEQDKPFRKDAPAVEEKSAEEQIAVESN, from the coding sequence ATGCGCAAAGCACTAAAAATTCTTGGTGGATTCTTACTCGTTCTCATCGTCGTATTGTTGATTGCAAAATTTTGGGCAGACTACACCTATTTCAATAATTATGATCCCACCCTGCCTTTCAACATCAAAGTAGAAGAAACGGCTGTTGTCGATGATACGGCAACCTTCTTCGGCATTACCCGCCCCCGCCGTTTTGAAAAAATACAATTTACGATGGATGCCCGTGCCGGTGAAAGCATCCCCGTACTTTTAACCTTGCCTGTGGATCGCAAAGAACCGGTTCCCGTTATTATCTTCCTCCATGGCATCGGACAGAGCAAAGGCTTTATCCAAGAAATCTGCACGCCCTTTAATGAGGCAGGTTTTGCCATGGCATGCTTCGATCAATCTATGCAGGGCAGCCGAAAAGTGCACGGTATACTTGAAGGCGCCTATGCCTTCCGTCAACGCCCTTGGAAAACGATTAATGAGACGCGACGCTTAATTGATTATTTGCAAACCTATCCTGAAATTGATCCTGACCGTATTTATCTCGTCGGCGCCAGTTACGGCGCCATTACCGGCAGTACGGTAACGGCTTTTGACGAACGGATCCGTGCGAGCGTGTTGGTTGTGGGCGGCGCTAATATCCGCACCATGCTGGATGCGCCCATGTTGAAATCAGCGGTGTCCAATCGGCTTCTCCATTGGATGGGCAAACAAATCGTTGCTTTTATCATGAGCCCTGCCGATCCCAAACGCTATGCCGCCGGTACTGCCGGACGGCCTGTAATCATGCTGAATGGTTCCGAGGACACTTTAGTCAGCCCTGCCGCCGGTGAAGCGCTCTATGCCGCCCTGGGCGAACCTAAAGATATTAAGTGGTATCCCTGCGACCATCCGGGTCTGCGTGAAGGGGATGCACAAATTGTGGTCGATATTTTAGATGACGGCCTAGAATGGCTCTTAGAGCAGGACAAACCCTTCCGTAAGGATGCCCCTGCTGTCGAAGAAAAGTCTGCCGAGGAACAAATTGCCGTTGAGAGCAACTGA
- the nadE gene encoding NAD(+) synthase, translating into MGLVNIAVASLSVKAGDFKGNKAHITDIIKKAQDNNVHLLVTPELGISGYSLEDRASRAELAQQSWATLAEISGLCDRIALLVGLPIQHDNHLYSATALIHNKIIHGLTLKKQQGQASFGCHKGTWSYWEGGVTEIHGVPAGELLFRLPFGTVVSEFYNEYHNAPFLLNEGMAGEADIVCLSGASPFSPRVHEKRTNLLMSAAAARKKVYAFSNLLGTDNGRHIFEGGCLIATPQRLAASGPILSKQPWRLTSAVVDLARLGKGQERAFASGATEMPPPALIDLSKESYKPASLEIYVEQQPKNLDILSIRTRRSDRNPALDELFSGIALGLRDYFEKVGVFKKFLIGLSGGQDSALCLLLAVKAAKMLGAGKESKNYAQYIETVYLANGALSSDATRDAASRLAAECKVPFSIVSIEKEARMLLSKASEMTGDANKVTPITRQNLQARLRASMLLNWANSVDGLLLVTSNLSELAVGYSTAGGDNQGGYSPLANIPKTVVCQLLEYLSKKEDIKSLQGILALPPSAELEPGQTDEDDLMPYKVLDELLHLYLETQHSLVTCWRMACLHFPEYDAEQMRQWTADFFRRLNAGQWKRNQHPLSPKLFDLDLSPFTGFSVPIIQSIESDLEELNKATLN; encoded by the coding sequence ATGGGTTTAGTCAATATTGCAGTCGCATCGCTTTCAGTGAAAGCAGGTGATTTCAAAGGAAATAAAGCGCACATTACCGATATTATCAAGAAGGCGCAGGACAATAATGTTCATTTGCTGGTTACGCCTGAGCTCGGCATTTCCGGGTACAGTCTGGAAGATCGCGCCTCACGGGCGGAGCTGGCACAACAAAGCTGGGCCACCTTGGCAGAAATTTCCGGTCTATGCGATAGGATTGCGCTGCTCGTCGGCTTACCCATTCAGCATGATAACCACCTGTACAGCGCCACCGCGCTCATTCATAATAAAATTATCCACGGTCTGACCCTCAAGAAACAACAAGGTCAGGCAAGCTTTGGCTGTCATAAAGGGACTTGGAGTTATTGGGAAGGCGGGGTCACTGAAATTCACGGCGTCCCTGCAGGAGAACTTCTCTTCCGTTTACCCTTTGGCACCGTAGTCTCCGAATTCTATAATGAATACCATAATGCGCCGTTCCTGCTTAACGAGGGTATGGCGGGAGAAGCGGATATTGTGTGTCTTTCCGGCGCATCCCCTTTCAGTCCGCGGGTACATGAGAAACGGACGAATCTGCTCATGAGCGCTGCGGCAGCACGAAAAAAGGTCTATGCCTTTTCGAATCTTTTGGGCACCGACAATGGACGTCATATTTTTGAGGGCGGTTGTCTCATCGCCACACCGCAGCGGCTGGCGGCGTCAGGGCCTATCCTGTCGAAACAGCCTTGGCGCTTAACGAGCGCCGTAGTCGATCTTGCCCGGCTTGGCAAGGGTCAAGAAAGAGCCTTTGCTTCAGGCGCAACAGAGATGCCCCCTCCCGCCCTTATTGATCTGAGCAAGGAAAGCTATAAGCCTGCATCTTTAGAGATCTATGTAGAGCAACAACCCAAAAATCTCGACATCTTGTCCATACGCACACGGAGAAGCGACCGAAACCCCGCATTGGACGAACTCTTTTCCGGGATCGCCCTCGGGTTGCGCGATTACTTTGAAAAGGTTGGCGTATTCAAAAAGTTTCTAATCGGCTTATCCGGCGGACAGGACAGTGCTCTCTGTCTGCTGTTGGCGGTCAAAGCGGCAAAAATGCTTGGAGCAGGCAAGGAAAGCAAAAACTATGCGCAATACATCGAAACGGTTTATCTCGCTAATGGCGCGCTTAGCAGTGACGCCACACGGGACGCCGCGAGCCGACTCGCAGCAGAGTGCAAGGTTCCTTTCTCCATCGTTTCTATAGAAAAGGAAGCGCGTATGCTCCTGTCAAAAGCTTCAGAAATGACAGGCGATGCAAACAAGGTCACGCCCATTACGCGTCAAAATCTGCAAGCGCGGCTGCGCGCTTCCATGTTGCTGAACTGGGCGAATAGCGTGGACGGGCTCTTATTGGTTACGTCCAATCTAAGCGAATTGGCCGTGGGCTACAGTACCGCAGGCGGCGATAATCAGGGCGGCTATTCGCCCCTTGCCAATATCCCCAAAACGGTAGTCTGTCAACTGCTCGAATATCTGTCGAAAAAGGAAGATATCAAATCGCTGCAAGGGATTCTCGCGCTGCCGCCTTCCGCAGAATTAGAGCCTGGCCAAACCGACGAAGATGATCTCATGCCCTATAAGGTCTTGGATGAGCTTTTGCATCTCTACTTGGAAACGCAGCACTCTTTAGTCACCTGCTGGCGCATGGCATGCCTCCATTTTCCAGAATATGACGCCGAGCAAATGCGTCAATGGACCGCCGATTTTTTCCGCAGACTGAACGCCGGGCAATGGAAACGCAATCAACATCCCCTATCGCCGAAACTTTTCGACTTGGATTTAAGTCCCTTTACAGGATTTTCTGTACCGATTATACAATCTATTGAATCGGATTTGGAGGAGCTCAATAAAGCAACCCTAAATTGA